From the Manis pentadactyla isolate mManPen7 chromosome 7, mManPen7.hap1, whole genome shotgun sequence genome, one window contains:
- the DLC1 gene encoding rho GTPase-activating protein 7 isoform X7 — MCREKPDIMILTHLLFPIDISLVKREHDFLDRDAIEALCRRLNTLNKCAVMKLEISPHRKRSEDSDEDEPCAISGKWTFQRDSKRWSRLEEFDVFFPKQDPVPGSPDDAHLQNATSHESMLTDLSERQEVASVRSLSSTGSLPSHAPHGGDAATPRTNSVVSVCSSSNFVGAEDSFCSLPSPKELSSFSFSMKGHEKNPKSKARSLLKRMESLKLKGSHRSKHTAPSKLGLIISGPILQEGMDEDRLKQLNCVEISALNGNHINVPMVRKRSVSNSTQTSSSSQSETSSAVSTPSPVTRTRSLSACNKRVGMYLEGFDPFRQSTISSVMEQNFKNRESCPEDTVFYIPEDHKPGTFPKALSNGSFSPAGNNSSVNWRTGSFHGPSRTSLSRDNSSGSPKELQRRNSCSSMSSRLSIYDNVPGSILYSSSGDLADLENEDIFPELDDILDHVKGMQRIVNQWSEKFSDEGDSDSALDSVSPCPSSPKHIHLDVDNDRATPSDLDSTGNSLNEPEEPSDIPERRDSGVGASLTRPNRHRLRWHSFQSSHRPSLNSVSLQTSCQSVAQMNLLQKYSLLKLTALLEKHTPSNKHGFSWAVPKFMKRIKVPDYKDRNVFGVPLTVNVQRTGQPLPQSIQQAMRYLRNHCLDQVGLFRKSGVKSRIQTLRHMNESAIDCVNYEGQSAYDVADMLKQYFRDLPEPLMTNKLSETFLQIYQYVPKDQRLQAIKAAIMLLPDENREVLQTLLYFLSDVTAAVKENQMTPTNLAVCLAPSLFHLNTLKRENSSPRVMQRKQSLGKPDQKDLNENLAATQGLAHMIAECKKLFQVPEEMSRCRNSYTEQELKPLTLEALGRLHNDEPADYQHFLQDCVDSLYKEVKDKFKGWVSYSTSEQAELSYKKVSEGPPLRLWRSTIEVPALPEEVLKRLLKEQHLWDVDLLDSKVIEILDSQTDIYQYVQNSMAPHPARDCVVLRTWRTNLPKGACALLLTSVDHDRAPVVGVRVNVLLSRYLIEPCGSGKSKLTYMCRADLRGHMPEWYTKSFGHLCAAEVVKIRDSFSNQNTETKDTKSR, encoded by the exons atCTCCTGTTCCCCATTGATATTTCTTTGGTCAAGAGAGAACATGATTTTTTGGACAGAGATGCCATTGAGGCCTTATGCAG GCGTCTAAATACTTTGAACAAATGTGCGGTGATGAAGCTGGAAATTAGTCCTCATCGGAAGAGA AGTGAGGATTCAGATGAGGATGAGCCTTGTGCAATAAGCGGCAAATGGACTTTCCAGAGGGACAGCAAGAGGTGGTCCCGCCTTGAAGAGTTTGATGTCTTTTTTCCAAAGCAAGACCCAGTGCCCGGGTCCCCAGACGATGCCCACCTGCAGAACGCCACGAGCCACGAAAGCATGCTGACAGATCTCAGCGAGCGCCAGGAGGTGGCTTCCGTCCGCAGCCTCAGCAGCACCGGCAGCCTGCCCAGCCACGCGCCCCACGGCGGGGACGCCGCCACGCCCCGGACTAACTCAGTCGTCAGCGTCTGCTCCTCCAGCAACTTCGTGGGCGCCGAGGACTCCTTCTGCAGCCTGCCCTCTCCCAAGGAGCTGTCCAGCTTCAGCTTCAGCATGAAAGGGCACGAGAAGAACCCCAAGTCCAAAGCGCGCAGTCTGCTGAAGCGCATGGAGAGCTTGAAGCTCAAGGGCTCGCACCGCAGCAAGCACACGGCGCCTTCCAAGCTGGGGCTGATCATCAGTGGGCCCATCCTGCAGGAAGGGATGGACGAGGACAGGCTGAAGCAGCTGAACTGCGTGGAGATCTCCGCCCTCAACGGCAATCACATTAACGTCCCCATGGTACGAAAGAGGAGCGTGTCCAACTCCACgcagaccagcagcagcagccagtCTGAGACCAGCAGTGCCGTCAGCACGCCCAGCCCCGTGACCAGGACCCGCAGCCTCAGTGCCTGCAACAAGCGGGTGGGCATGTACCTAGAGGGCTTCGACCCGTTCCGTCAGTCCACGATCAGCAGTGTCATGGAACAGAACTTTAAAAACCGCGAGAGCTGCCCGGAGGACACTGTGTTCTACATCCCGGAAGATCACAAGCCCGGCACGTTCCCCAAAGCCCTCTCCAACGGCAGTTTCTCCCCCGCAGGGAACAACAGCTCTGTGAACTGGAGGACTGGAAGCTTCCACGGCCCCAGCCGTACCAGCCTGAGCAGGGACAACAGCAGCGGCAGCCCCAAGGAGCTGCAGAGACGCAATTCGTGCAGCTCCATGAGCAGCCGCCTGAGCATCTACGACAACGTGCCGGGCTCCATCCTCTACTCCAGCTCGGGTGACCTGGCCGACCTGGAGAACGAGGACATCTTCCCTGAGCTGGATGACATCCTCGACCACGTGAAGGGGATGCAGAGGATCGTCAACCAGTGGTCGGAGAAGTTTTCCGATGAGGGGGACTCCGACTCAGCCCTGGACTCGGTCTCTCCGTGCCCGTCTTCTCCCAAACACATCCACCTGGATGTGGACAATGACCGAGCCACACCCAGTGACCTGGACAGCACGGGCAACTCGCTGAACGAACCCGAGGAGCCCTCGGACATCCCGGAACGGAGGGATTCTGGGGTCGGGGCCTCCCTGACAAGGCCCAATAG GCACAGGCTGCGATGGCACAGTTTCCAGAGCTCCCATCGGCCAAGCCTGAACTCGGTGTCCCTGCAGACCAGCTGCCAGTCTGTGGCCCAGATGAACCTGCTGCAGAAGTACTCACTGCTCAAGCTGACCGCCCTACTGGAGAAGCACACGCCGTCCAACAAGCATGGCTTTAGCTG GGCTGTGCCCAAGTTCATGAAAAGGATCAAGGTTCCAGACTACAAGGACCGAAATGTGTTTGGGGTCCCTCTGACGGTCAATGTGCAGCGCACTGGACAGCCCTTGCCCCAAAGCATCCAGCAGGCCATGCGCTACCTTCGCAACCATTGTTTGGACCAG GTTGGGCTCTTCAGAAAATCGGGCGTCAAATCCCGGATCCAGACTCTGCGCCACATGAATGAAAGTGCCATAGACTGTGTCAACTATGAAGGGCAGTCTGCTTACGATGTGGCAGACATGCTGAAGCAGTACTTTCGAGACCTTCCTGAGCCATTAATGACAAACAAACTCTCAGAAACCTTTCTCCAGATCTACCAGT ATGTGCCCAAGGACCAGCGCCTCCAGGCGATCAAGGCCGCCATTATGCTCCTGCCCGATGAGAACCGCGAAGTCCTACAGACGCTCCTTTACTTCTTGAGCGATGTCACAGCAGCTGTGAAGGAAAACCAGATGACTCCCACCAACCTGGCCGTGTGCTTAGCACCTTCCCTTTTCCACCTCAACACCCTGAAGAGAGAGAATTCTTCTCCGAG GgtaatgcaaagaaaacaaagtctggGCAAACCAGATCAGAAGGATTTGAATGAAAATCTTGCTGCCACTCAAGGGCTGGCCCATATGATTGCTGAGTGCAAGAAGCTTTTCCAG GTTCCAGAGGAAATGAGCCGATGTCGGAACTCCTATACTGAACAGGAGCTGAAGCCCCTCACGCTAGAAGCGTTGGGACGCCTGCATAATGATGAACCAGCTGACTATCAGCACTTCCTCCAGGACTGTGTGGATAGCCTGTATAAAGAGGTCAAAGACAAGTTTAAAGGCTGGGTCAGCTACTCTACATCTGAGCAAGCCGAGCTCTCCTACAAGAAG GTGAGTGAGGGACCCCCTCTGAGGCTCTGGAGGTCAACCATCGAAGTTCCTGCTCTGCCTGAGGAAGTCTTAAAGCGCCTACTTAAAGAGCAGCATCTCTGGGACGTAGACCTGCTGGATTCAAAAGTGATTGAAATCCTGGACAGCCAAACTGACATTTACCAGTACGTCCAGAACAGCATGGCGCCCCACCCTGCCCGGGACTGCGTCGTTCTGAG GACGTGGAGGACTAATCTGCCCAAGGGGGCATGTGCCCTTTTACTCACCTCCGTGGATCATGACCGGGCCCCTGTGGTGGGCGTGAGGGTCAATGTGCTCCTGTCCAGGTACCTGATCGAACCCTGTGGGTCAGGGAAGTCCAAACTCACCTACATGTGCAGAGCCGACCTAAG AGGCCACATGCCAGAGTGGTACACAAAATCTTTTGGACATTTGTGTGCAGCTGAAGTTGTGAAGATCCGAGACTCTTTCAGTAATCAGAACACTGAAACCAAAGACACCAAATCTAGGTGA
- the DLC1 gene encoding rho GTPase-activating protein 7 isoform X8: MKLEISPHRKRSEDSDEDEPCAISGKWTFQRDSKRWSRLEEFDVFFPKQDPVPGSPDDAHLQNATSHESMLTDLSERQEVASVRSLSSTGSLPSHAPHGGDAATPRTNSVVSVCSSSNFVGAEDSFCSLPSPKELSSFSFSMKGHEKNPKSKARSLLKRMESLKLKGSHRSKHTAPSKLGLIISGPILQEGMDEDRLKQLNCVEISALNGNHINVPMVRKRSVSNSTQTSSSSQSETSSAVSTPSPVTRTRSLSACNKRVGMYLEGFDPFRQSTISSVMEQNFKNRESCPEDTVFYIPEDHKPGTFPKALSNGSFSPAGNNSSVNWRTGSFHGPSRTSLSRDNSSGSPKELQRRNSCSSMSSRLSIYDNVPGSILYSSSGDLADLENEDIFPELDDILDHVKGMQRIVNQWSEKFSDEGDSDSALDSVSPCPSSPKHIHLDVDNDRATPSDLDSTGNSLNEPEEPSDIPERRDSGVGASLTRPNRHRLRWHSFQSSHRPSLNSVSLQTSCQSVAQMNLLQKYSLLKLTALLEKHTPSNKHGFSWAVPKFMKRIKVPDYKDRNVFGVPLTVNVQRTGQPLPQSIQQAMRYLRNHCLDQVGLFRKSGVKSRIQTLRHMNESAIDCVNYEGQSAYDVADMLKQYFRDLPEPLMTNKLSETFLQIYQYVPKDQRLQAIKAAIMLLPDENREVLQTLLYFLSDVTAAVKENQMTPTNLAVCLAPSLFHLNTLKRENSSPRVMQRKQSLGKPDQKDLNENLAATQGLAHMIAECKKLFQVPEEMSRCRNSYTEQELKPLTLEALGRLHNDEPADYQHFLQDCVDSLYKEVKDKFKGWVSYSTSEQAELSYKKVSEGPPLRLWRSTIEVPALPEEVLKRLLKEQHLWDVDLLDSKVIEILDSQTDIYQYVQNSMAPHPARDCVVLRTWRTNLPKGACALLLTSVDHDRAPVVGVRVNVLLSRYLIEPCGSGKSKLTYMCRADLRGHMPEWYTKSFGHLCAAEVVKIRDSFSNQNTETKDTKSR; encoded by the exons ATGAAGCTGGAAATTAGTCCTCATCGGAAGAGA AGTGAGGATTCAGATGAGGATGAGCCTTGTGCAATAAGCGGCAAATGGACTTTCCAGAGGGACAGCAAGAGGTGGTCCCGCCTTGAAGAGTTTGATGTCTTTTTTCCAAAGCAAGACCCAGTGCCCGGGTCCCCAGACGATGCCCACCTGCAGAACGCCACGAGCCACGAAAGCATGCTGACAGATCTCAGCGAGCGCCAGGAGGTGGCTTCCGTCCGCAGCCTCAGCAGCACCGGCAGCCTGCCCAGCCACGCGCCCCACGGCGGGGACGCCGCCACGCCCCGGACTAACTCAGTCGTCAGCGTCTGCTCCTCCAGCAACTTCGTGGGCGCCGAGGACTCCTTCTGCAGCCTGCCCTCTCCCAAGGAGCTGTCCAGCTTCAGCTTCAGCATGAAAGGGCACGAGAAGAACCCCAAGTCCAAAGCGCGCAGTCTGCTGAAGCGCATGGAGAGCTTGAAGCTCAAGGGCTCGCACCGCAGCAAGCACACGGCGCCTTCCAAGCTGGGGCTGATCATCAGTGGGCCCATCCTGCAGGAAGGGATGGACGAGGACAGGCTGAAGCAGCTGAACTGCGTGGAGATCTCCGCCCTCAACGGCAATCACATTAACGTCCCCATGGTACGAAAGAGGAGCGTGTCCAACTCCACgcagaccagcagcagcagccagtCTGAGACCAGCAGTGCCGTCAGCACGCCCAGCCCCGTGACCAGGACCCGCAGCCTCAGTGCCTGCAACAAGCGGGTGGGCATGTACCTAGAGGGCTTCGACCCGTTCCGTCAGTCCACGATCAGCAGTGTCATGGAACAGAACTTTAAAAACCGCGAGAGCTGCCCGGAGGACACTGTGTTCTACATCCCGGAAGATCACAAGCCCGGCACGTTCCCCAAAGCCCTCTCCAACGGCAGTTTCTCCCCCGCAGGGAACAACAGCTCTGTGAACTGGAGGACTGGAAGCTTCCACGGCCCCAGCCGTACCAGCCTGAGCAGGGACAACAGCAGCGGCAGCCCCAAGGAGCTGCAGAGACGCAATTCGTGCAGCTCCATGAGCAGCCGCCTGAGCATCTACGACAACGTGCCGGGCTCCATCCTCTACTCCAGCTCGGGTGACCTGGCCGACCTGGAGAACGAGGACATCTTCCCTGAGCTGGATGACATCCTCGACCACGTGAAGGGGATGCAGAGGATCGTCAACCAGTGGTCGGAGAAGTTTTCCGATGAGGGGGACTCCGACTCAGCCCTGGACTCGGTCTCTCCGTGCCCGTCTTCTCCCAAACACATCCACCTGGATGTGGACAATGACCGAGCCACACCCAGTGACCTGGACAGCACGGGCAACTCGCTGAACGAACCCGAGGAGCCCTCGGACATCCCGGAACGGAGGGATTCTGGGGTCGGGGCCTCCCTGACAAGGCCCAATAG GCACAGGCTGCGATGGCACAGTTTCCAGAGCTCCCATCGGCCAAGCCTGAACTCGGTGTCCCTGCAGACCAGCTGCCAGTCTGTGGCCCAGATGAACCTGCTGCAGAAGTACTCACTGCTCAAGCTGACCGCCCTACTGGAGAAGCACACGCCGTCCAACAAGCATGGCTTTAGCTG GGCTGTGCCCAAGTTCATGAAAAGGATCAAGGTTCCAGACTACAAGGACCGAAATGTGTTTGGGGTCCCTCTGACGGTCAATGTGCAGCGCACTGGACAGCCCTTGCCCCAAAGCATCCAGCAGGCCATGCGCTACCTTCGCAACCATTGTTTGGACCAG GTTGGGCTCTTCAGAAAATCGGGCGTCAAATCCCGGATCCAGACTCTGCGCCACATGAATGAAAGTGCCATAGACTGTGTCAACTATGAAGGGCAGTCTGCTTACGATGTGGCAGACATGCTGAAGCAGTACTTTCGAGACCTTCCTGAGCCATTAATGACAAACAAACTCTCAGAAACCTTTCTCCAGATCTACCAGT ATGTGCCCAAGGACCAGCGCCTCCAGGCGATCAAGGCCGCCATTATGCTCCTGCCCGATGAGAACCGCGAAGTCCTACAGACGCTCCTTTACTTCTTGAGCGATGTCACAGCAGCTGTGAAGGAAAACCAGATGACTCCCACCAACCTGGCCGTGTGCTTAGCACCTTCCCTTTTCCACCTCAACACCCTGAAGAGAGAGAATTCTTCTCCGAG GgtaatgcaaagaaaacaaagtctggGCAAACCAGATCAGAAGGATTTGAATGAAAATCTTGCTGCCACTCAAGGGCTGGCCCATATGATTGCTGAGTGCAAGAAGCTTTTCCAG GTTCCAGAGGAAATGAGCCGATGTCGGAACTCCTATACTGAACAGGAGCTGAAGCCCCTCACGCTAGAAGCGTTGGGACGCCTGCATAATGATGAACCAGCTGACTATCAGCACTTCCTCCAGGACTGTGTGGATAGCCTGTATAAAGAGGTCAAAGACAAGTTTAAAGGCTGGGTCAGCTACTCTACATCTGAGCAAGCCGAGCTCTCCTACAAGAAG GTGAGTGAGGGACCCCCTCTGAGGCTCTGGAGGTCAACCATCGAAGTTCCTGCTCTGCCTGAGGAAGTCTTAAAGCGCCTACTTAAAGAGCAGCATCTCTGGGACGTAGACCTGCTGGATTCAAAAGTGATTGAAATCCTGGACAGCCAAACTGACATTTACCAGTACGTCCAGAACAGCATGGCGCCCCACCCTGCCCGGGACTGCGTCGTTCTGAG GACGTGGAGGACTAATCTGCCCAAGGGGGCATGTGCCCTTTTACTCACCTCCGTGGATCATGACCGGGCCCCTGTGGTGGGCGTGAGGGTCAATGTGCTCCTGTCCAGGTACCTGATCGAACCCTGTGGGTCAGGGAAGTCCAAACTCACCTACATGTGCAGAGCCGACCTAAG AGGCCACATGCCAGAGTGGTACACAAAATCTTTTGGACATTTGTGTGCAGCTGAAGTTGTGAAGATCCGAGACTCTTTCAGTAATCAGAACACTGAAACCAAAGACACCAAATCTAGGTGA